One segment of Castanea sativa cultivar Marrone di Chiusa Pesio chromosome 3, ASM4071231v1 DNA contains the following:
- the LOC142629496 gene encoding stemmadenine O-acetyltransferase-like, translating into MKDVEVEVISYENIKPSSPTPTHLRYYELSFLDQIFPRMYIPFLFFYTENDAYSKISTDPDKSFSSVLKQSLSNVLTRYYPLAGRIKDNLIVDCNDEGVLYREAQVKCELPDIVTNQNPAEFKKFLPCDIDGTHHFAFAVQANYFTCGGIAIATCISHKIADGTSFIMFMKSWAARARGDSDIYPEFQASTLFPPTNTLSGFQPENNMIKEKLVLKRFVFSSASIVALREKYGESSGLESPIHPSRVEALSVFLWSRYVAATQANFGPKKPNMVLFAVNLRTRMDPPLPRNSFGNISRIATVLLSSEERDGLVGKVRAAIRKIDNEYVKKLQDHAQHLNFLKEASGKVMKEDVVPFNFSSWCRFPMYEVDFGWGNPMWIGLVSMPFKNVVIFIDTKSGDGIEVWVNLKEEDMAKFESDTGLLAYASITTLNA; encoded by the coding sequence atgaaggatgTTGAAGTGGAAGTAATTTCCTATGAGAATATCAAACCATCTTCGCCAACTCCCACTCATCTTCGCTACTATGAGCTTTCCTTTCTCGACCAAATATTCCCCCGCATGTATATTCCATTTCTCTTCTTCTACACAGAGAATGATGCTTACTCTAAAATCAGCACCGACCCTGACAAATCGTTCTCTAGTGTGCTCAAGCAATCATTGTCCAACGTCTTAACACGTTACTACCCTTTAGCTGGCCGCATTAAAGACAATCTAATCGTAGACTGCAACGATGAAGGCGTGTTGTATCGCGAAGCCCAAGTCAAGTGTGAGCTTCCAGATATTGTTACAAATCAAAATCCAGCAGAATTCAAGAAATTTCTTCCGTGCGATATTGATGGCACACACCATTTTGCCTTCGCTGTTCAAGCCAACTACTTCACTTGTGGAGGTATTGCCATTGCTACATGCATTTCCCACAAGATTGCTGATGGCACATCCTTTATCATGTTTATGAAATCTTGGGCAGCCAGAGCTCGAGGTGATAGTGATATATATCCCGAATTTCAAGCATCAACTCTCTTTCCCCCTACAAATACTTTATCTGGGTTTCAACCAGAAAATAATATGATAAAAGAGAAGCTTGTATTAAAGAGGTTTGTGTTTAGTTCTGCTTCAATAGTGGCTCTTAGAGAAAAATACGGGGAAAGCTCAGGCTTAGAAAGTCCAATACACCCCAGTCGTGTTGAGGCATTGTCAGTCTTTTTATGGAGCCGATATGTTGCTGCTACGCAAGCAAACTTTGGGCCTAAAAAGCCCAACATGGTGCTTTTTGCAGTGAATTTACGGACAAGGATGGATCCGCCATTGCCAAGAAATTCTTTTGGAAATATCTCCCGAATTGCAACAGTCCTTCTGTCTAGTGAAGAGAGGGATGGCCTTGTGGGCAAAGTGAGAGCCGCGATAAGAAAAATTGACAATGAGTATGTGAAAAAGTTACAGGACCACGCTCAACACTTGAATTTTCTTAAAGAGGCTAGTGgaaaagtcatgaaagaagatgTAGTTCCATTCAATTTCAGTAGTTGGTGCAGGTTCCCTATGTACGAAGTGGACTTTGGCTGGGGAAATCCCATGTGGATTGGTCTGGTTAGCATGCCTTTCAAGAACGTAGTTATATTTATAGACACCAAAAGTGGGGATGGAATAGAAGTATGGGTTAACTTGAAAGAGGAAGACATGGCTAAATTTGAAAGTGACACGGGGCTTCTTGCATATGCTTCCATCACAACCTTGAATGCTTAA